In Nicotiana tabacum cultivar K326 chromosome 19, ASM71507v2, whole genome shotgun sequence, one DNA window encodes the following:
- the LOC107787644 gene encoding uncharacterized protein LOC107787644 isoform X6, with product MVETRRSSSSSKRSLSSPSSPISNGKRSKGELNESGPESAEQEVRSADLDAAADVPQKSLETEAANEPLVSPMTLGDSVIDVEKSKAKESALNRGKKRQLKSNVAAAAWGKLVSQCSQNPHVVMHRATYTVGQGRGSDLWIGDSSVSKTLCNLKHTETEKGVSITLLEVMGKKGDVQVNGKVYPKNSTVPLKGGDEVVFGSSGQHSYIFDDNLSAASFAHSVSILGAHSGSIKGLHLEARSRDPSTVAVASTLASLSNLPKELSLLPPSSQNGKDVKQSSEVPILPAASGVADKDDLDIDMKDASDCNDVPRVLVDEKNDVTSPDVGNGNLNLDNIALDSVDAEIGKVRPLLRVLAGSSASEFGLSGISKILEEQRDFRELFKDFDPPISALTRRQAFKNALEQGVLDFNNIEVSFENFPYYLSENTKDILIASTYIHLKCNKFAKYTSDLPTVCPRILLSGSEIYQETLAKALAKHFGAKLLIVDSLLLPGGSIAKDVDPVKESSKPGRASVFAKRAAQAAALHLNKKPASSVEADITGGSTISSHAQPKQEASTASSKNYTFKKGDRVKYVGSSSGFSPLQTPLRGPTYGYKGKVVLAFEENGSSKIGVRFDKSIPEGNDLGGLCDEDHGFFCAADLLRLDSSSTDEIDKLAINELFEVASNESKSSPLVLFIKDIEKSMVGNPEAYAAFKIKLEHLPENVVAIASLTQSDNRKEKSHPGGLLFTKFGSNQTALLDLAFPDNFGRLHDRSKETPKTMKQLIRLFPNKVTIQIPQDETLLSDWKQQLDRDMETMKSQANIASIRNVLNRIRIDCPDLETLCIKDQALTNESVEKIVGWALSHHFMHESESSVKDAKLVISGESIAYGLNILQGIQSETKSSKKSLKDVVTENEFEKRLLGDVIPPSDIGVTFNDIGALETVKDTLKELVMLPLQRPELFCKGQLTKPCKGILLFGPPGTGKTMLAKAVATEAGANFINISMSSITSKWFGEGEKYVKAVFTLASKIAPSVVFVDEVDSMLGRRENPGEHEAMRKMKNEFMVNWDGLRTKDKERVLVLAATNRPFDLDEAVIRRLPRRLMVNVPDAPNRKKILRVILAKEELVPNVDVEAIANMTEGYSGSDLKNLCVTAAHCPIREILEKEKKEKASAVAENKPSPALHSSADIRPLNMDDFKYAHEQVCASVSPESSNMNELLQWNELYGEGGSRKKTSLSYFM from the exons ATGGTTGAGACCAGACGCAGCTCTTCGTCCTCCAAGCGTTCTCTCTCGTCCCCCTCCTCTCCTATTTCTAACGGCAAGCGCTCCAAG GGTGAGTTGAATGAATCAGGACCTGAATCTGCTGAACAAGAGGTTCGATCAGCTGATCTGGACGCTGCTGCTGATGTGCCACAAAAATCGCTGGAAACTGAAGCCGCAAACGAGCCTTTGGTATCACCCATGACTTTAG GTGATTCTGTGATAGATGTGGAGAAGTCTAAGGCAAAAGAGTCGGCATTGAATCGGGGAAAGAAGCGGCAGCTGAAATCTAATGTTGCTGCTGCTGCATGGGGTAAACTTGTTTCACAGTGCTCTCAG AATCCTCATGTTGTCATGCATCGTGCAACTTATACTGTAGGTCAAGGTCGTGGCAGTGACTTGTGGATAGGAGATTCATCTGTTAGTAAAACTTTATGTAATCTCAAGCATACTGAGACAGAG AAAGGGGTATCCATCACTCTTCTTGAAGTTATGGGGAAAAAAGGCGACGTGCAAGTCAATGGCAAGGTCTACCCTAAAAATTCTACTGTCCCTCTCAAAGGAGGTGATGAAGTTGTTTTTGGGTCATCTGGTCAACATTCTTAT ATCTTTGATGACAACTTATCTGCTGCAAGTTTTGCTCATTCTGTTAGCATATTGGGAGCTCATAGCGGATCAATCAAGGGACTGCATCTTGAGGCAAGGTCCAGGGATCCCTCCACTGTAGCAGTTGCATCGACCCTGGCATCTTTGTCAAATCTTCCAAAAGAGTTGTCTCTTCTCCCACCATCATCTCAAAATGGTAAGGATGTAAAACAAAGTTCAGAGGTGCCAATACTACCCGCTGCCAGTGGAGTGGCAGATAAAGATGATTTAGATATTGATATGAAGGATGCTTCTGATTGTAATGATGTACCTCGTGTTTTGGTGGATGAGAAGAATGACGTGACATCTCCCGATGTTGGAAATGGTAACTTGAATCTTGATAACATTGCACTAGATTCAGTTGATGCAGAGATTGGGAAGGTGCGACCTCTCCTGCGAGTACTTGCTGGATCTTCTGCTTCTGAGTTTGGTTTAAGTGGTATTTCCAAAATTCTCGAGGAGCAAAGGGATTTCCGAGAGCTATTCAAGGATTTTGATCCTCCAATTTCGGCTTTAACTAGGCGCCAAGCATTTAAAAATGCCTTAGAGCAAGGAGTACTTGATTTCAACAATATTGAGGTCTCATTTGAAAATTTTCCATATTATTTAAG TGAGAACACCAAGGATATTCTGATTGCTTCCACTTATATACACTTGAAGTGTAACAAGTTTGCAAAATATACTTCAGATCTCCCCACAGTGTGCCCTAGGATTTTGCTATCAG GTTCAGAAATTTATCAGGAGACGCTGGCCAAAGCACTTGCTAAACACTTTGGTGCTAAGCTACTGATAGTTGATTCTCTCTTGCTGCCTGGT GGTTCAATTGCCAAAGATGTCGACCCTGTGAAAGAAAGCTCAAAGCCAGGGAGAGCTAGTGTATTTGCTAAACGTGCTGCACAAGCAGCGGCACTGCATCTTAATAAGAAGCCAGCTTCAAGTGTTGAGGCGGATATAACTGGTGGTTCAACGATAAGTTCTCATGCTCAGCCCAAGCAGGAGGCATCTACTGCCTCGTCAAAAAACTACACTTTCAAAAAAG GTGACAGAGTGAAGTATGTTGGATCTTCATCAGGCTTTTCTCCGCTGCAAACACCTTTAAG GGGTCCAACATATGGTTACAAGGGAAAAGTGGTTCTTGCATTTGAGGAAAATGGGTCCTCTAAAATTGGTGTCAGATTTGATAAATCAATTCCGGAGGGTAATGATCTTGGAGGTCTGTGCGATGAAGATCATGGGTTCTTTTGTGCTG CTGACTTGCTCCGCCTTGACAGCTCAAGTACTGATGAAATTGATAAACTTGCTATCAATGAACTCTTTGAG GTTGCTTCAAATGAAAGTAAAAGTAGTCCTCTAGTTTTGTTCATCAAAGACATTGAGAAGTCTATGGTGGGAAATCCTGAGGCTTATGCTGCTTTCAAGATTAAGCTCGAACATTTGCCAGAGAATGTTGTTGCCATAGCATCCCTTACCCAGTCGGACAACCGAAAGGAGAAA tCGCATCCTGGTGGCCTGCTATTTACAAAATTTGGAAGTAACCAAACGGCATTGCTTGACCTTGCCTTCCCA GATAATTTTGGTAGGTTGCATGATAGAAGCAAAGAAACCCCCAAGACAATGAAGCAGCTCATCCGCCTGTTCCCCAATAAAGTTACCATACAGATTCCTCAG GATGAAACCTTATTATCAGACTGGAAGCAACAGTTAGATCGGGATATGGAAACTATGAAATCTCAGGCAAACATAGCAAGCATTCGCAAT GTTTTGAATCGAATCAGAATTGATTGCCCTGACCTTGAAACATTATGCATAAAAGATCAAGCCCTCACAAATGAAA GTGTTGAAAAGATAGTCGGCTGGGCTTTGAGTCATCACTTTATGCACGAATCCGAGTCTTCTGTGAAGGACGCCAAGCTAGTTATCTCCGGTGAAAG CATTGCTTATGGGCTCAATATCTTGCAAGGCATTCAGAGTGAAACCAAGAGTTCAAAGAAATCCCTCAAG GATGTGGTTACTGAAAACGAGTTCGAGAAGAGACTACTTGGGGACGTAATTCCACCTAGTGATATTGGTGTTACTTTTAATGACATTGGGGCCTTGGAAACTGTCAAGGATACTCTAAAAGAATTGGTGATGTTGCCTCTTCAGAGACCAGAATTGTTTTGTAAAGGACAGCTGACCAAG CCTTGCAAGGGAATATTGCTCTTTGGACCTCCAGGTACCGGTAAAACAATGCTTGCAAAAGCTGTTGCTACTGAGGCTGGTGCAAACTTTATAAACATATCAATGTCAAGCATTACGTCAAAG TGGTTCGGTGAAGGGGAGAAGTATGTCAAAGCAGTCTTCACTTTAGCTAGTAAAATAGCGCCTAGTGTTGTTTTCGTTGACGAG GTGGACAGCATGTTAGGAAGACGAGAAAATCCAGGAGAGCATGAAGCTATGCGGAAAATGAAGAATGAATTCATGGTAAATTGGGATGGTTTGCGTACAAAAGACAAGGAACGGGTGCTTGTGCTTGCTGCAACAAATAGACCCTTTGACCTTGATGAAGCAGTTATTAGGAGGCTTCCCCGCCG GTTGATGGTAAACGTGCCAGATGCTCCAAACAGAAAGAAAATTTTGAGAGTGATATTGGCGAAGGAAGAATTAGTGCCAAATGTGGATGTAGAAGCTATTGCTAATATGACGGAAGGGTATTCAGGGAGTGATTTAAAG AATTTATGTGTGACAGCTGCGCATTGCCCGATTAGAGAAATTTTGGAGAAAGAGAAGAAG GAGAAAGCATCGGCAGTTGCAGAGAACAAACCAAGTCCGGCATTGCATAGTAGTGCAGACATCCGTCCACTTAACATGGATGATTTTAAGTATGCACATGAACAG